The Granulicella sibirica genome has a segment encoding these proteins:
- a CDS encoding DUF885 domain-containing protein: protein MITSGTSSIAARLARHTALALCAITLTGLAPAQPPAPAAAASPAARAAALDRIFSDYWQERMKHEPEFASTLGDKRYNDQLSDLSPAAVNASLQRGQVFIQRISEIDTAGLPEQTRLSAELLLRTLIDDQEGARFKEWEMPLDQFGGYHLQLPMLVAQLPFDTVKDYDDYITRLKKVPAQFSQLMTDLQLGVDEGRVPPKYIIEKVAVQIQSIAGQTAEASPFSGPLKKFPAAIGPEDRKRISADLLDAVSTSVLPSYQRLGKFVAAAYLPAGRKDPGVWALPDGDAYYAFRIRQSTTMQKNAEQIHQIGLDEVKRDETEMLAIAKKLGFADLKSFGAALKANPKEHPTSGEALLATYRAYLGAMQVKLPDLFGRLPKAPLEVVRVPEYAEKDQAPAYYEQGTPDGKRPGRININLYHATDRSLASVEAIAYHEGIPGHHLQISLAQEMTGVPEFRKQSYYTAYTEGWGLYSERLGKEIGFYQDPYSDYGRLEADIWRAIRLVVDTGVHSKHWTRQQMVDFFHDHSSIDETSVQSEVDRYVVMPGQALGYKMGQLKILEVRAKAEKALGPKFRIQDFHDVVLGDGALPMDTLEQVVDAWIARGGGPRNPAS from the coding sequence TTGATCACCTCTGGAACCAGCAGCATCGCCGCACGCCTCGCACGACACACTGCGCTCGCACTCTGCGCGATCACCCTCACCGGCCTCGCGCCCGCCCAGCCTCCCGCGCCTGCGGCAGCGGCGTCTCCTGCCGCACGCGCCGCCGCGCTCGACAGGATCTTCTCCGACTACTGGCAGGAGAGGATGAAGCACGAGCCCGAGTTTGCCTCCACACTCGGCGACAAGCGCTACAACGACCAGCTCTCCGACCTCTCGCCCGCCGCCGTCAACGCATCGCTGCAGCGCGGGCAGGTGTTTATTCAGAGGATCTCCGAGATCGATACCGCCGGCCTGCCAGAGCAGACCCGCCTCTCAGCCGAACTTCTCCTGCGCACGCTCATCGACGACCAGGAAGGCGCACGCTTCAAAGAGTGGGAGATGCCGCTCGATCAGTTCGGCGGCTATCACCTCCAGCTCCCAATGCTCGTCGCGCAGCTCCCCTTCGACACGGTGAAGGACTACGACGACTACATCACCCGCCTGAAGAAGGTTCCCGCGCAGTTCTCGCAACTGATGACGGATCTTCAACTCGGCGTCGACGAAGGCCGCGTCCCGCCGAAGTACATCATCGAAAAGGTCGCGGTGCAGATCCAGTCCATCGCCGGTCAGACCGCCGAGGCGAGCCCCTTCTCCGGTCCACTCAAAAAGTTTCCCGCCGCAATCGGCCCCGAAGACCGCAAGCGCATCTCCGCTGACCTCTTGGACGCCGTCTCGACCTCCGTCCTGCCCAGCTATCAGCGGCTTGGAAAGTTTGTGGCCGCTGCCTACCTTCCCGCGGGCCGCAAGGATCCCGGCGTCTGGGCTCTCCCCGATGGCGATGCCTACTACGCGTTCCGCATCCGCCAGAGCACCACGATGCAGAAGAACGCCGAGCAGATCCACCAGATCGGCCTCGATGAGGTGAAGCGCGACGAGACCGAGATGCTCGCCATCGCGAAGAAGCTTGGGTTCGCAGATCTCAAGAGCTTTGGCGCGGCCCTGAAAGCCAATCCGAAGGAGCATCCTACGAGTGGCGAAGCTCTCCTGGCGACCTACCGCGCCTACCTCGGCGCGATGCAGGTGAAGCTACCCGACCTCTTCGGACGTCTTCCTAAAGCTCCGCTCGAAGTCGTTCGCGTCCCGGAGTACGCCGAGAAGGACCAGGCGCCCGCATATTACGAGCAGGGTACGCCCGACGGCAAACGGCCGGGCCGCATCAACATCAACCTCTACCATGCCACCGACCGTTCGCTTGCCTCGGTCGAGGCCATTGCCTATCACGAGGGCATCCCCGGCCACCACCTGCAGATCTCCCTCGCGCAGGAGATGACCGGCGTTCCCGAGTTCCGCAAGCAGAGCTACTACACCGCTTACACCGAGGGTTGGGGTCTCTACAGCGAGCGCCTCGGCAAGGAGATCGGGTTTTACCAGGATCCGTACAGCGACTATGGCCGCCTCGAGGCCGATATTTGGCGCGCCATCCGCCTCGTCGTCGATACCGGCGTTCACTCCAAGCATTGGACCCGCCAACAGATGGTGGACTTCTTCCACGATCACTCCTCGATCGACGAGACCAGCGTGCAATCCGAGGTTGATCGGTACGTAGTGATGCCCGGGCAGGCACTCGGCTACAAGATGGGCCAGCTTAAGATCCTCGAAGTTCGCGCCAAGGCTGAGAAAGCGCTCGGTCCGAAGTTCCGGATACAGGACTTCCATGATGTCGTCCTCGGAGACGGAGCGCTCCCGATGGACACCCTCGAACAGGTCGTCGACGCATGGATCGCGCGCGGCGGAGGCCCACGCAACCCGGCCAGCTAA
- the proC gene encoding pyrroline-5-carboxylate reductase has protein sequence MSETVIEAAVPAPVMPGMRVAVLGAGKMGGILLQAFLKNNLLAADQIVATVQHPERAQALSAQFGVEVGIDNLAAAEQADVILLGVKPIQVPALVNLIRPALTPQKLLISIAASVKTRSIEDAAGCDLGVIRAMPNTPAMISAAVTALCAGRFTTPEQMAIAMRIFQTVGRAVVVDEKHMDAVTGLSGSGPAFLYIIIEALAEAGVNVGLPRDVATLLAAQTTLGSARMVLETGYHPALLKDAVTTPAGCTVDGILELEEGGLRVTLIKAVKRATQRAKELANG, from the coding sequence ATGAGCGAGACCGTAATTGAAGCAGCCGTGCCAGCCCCTGTAATGCCTGGTATGCGTGTAGCCGTGTTGGGCGCGGGAAAGATGGGCGGCATCCTCCTGCAGGCGTTCCTGAAGAACAATCTCCTGGCCGCCGACCAGATCGTCGCCACCGTGCAGCATCCGGAGCGGGCACAGGCCCTCTCGGCGCAATTCGGCGTCGAGGTCGGCATCGACAACCTCGCGGCGGCGGAGCAGGCGGACGTCATCCTGCTCGGCGTGAAGCCGATCCAGGTCCCGGCTCTCGTCAACCTGATTCGCCCGGCGCTGACCCCGCAGAAGCTCCTGATCTCGATTGCCGCCTCGGTCAAAACCCGCAGCATCGAAGATGCCGCCGGATGCGATCTCGGCGTCATCCGCGCCATGCCGAACACCCCTGCCATGATCTCCGCCGCGGTCACCGCGCTCTGCGCCGGACGCTTCACCACGCCCGAGCAGATGGCCATCGCGATGCGCATCTTCCAGACTGTCGGCCGCGCCGTCGTCGTCGACGAGAAGCACATGGACGCCGTTACTGGCCTCTCCGGCTCCGGCCCGGCATTCCTCTACATCATCATCGAGGCACTGGCTGAGGCGGGCGTGAACGTCGGCCTCCCGCGCGACGTCGCCACGCTCCTCGCCGCGCAGACCACCCTCGGGTCGGCACGCATGGTGCTCGAGACCGGCTATCACCCCGCGCTCCTCAAGGACGCTGTCACAACCCCGGCCGGATGCACCGTCGACGGAATCCTCGAGCTCGAAGAGGGTGGCCTCCGGGTCACGCTGATCAAGGCCGTCAAACGCGCCACGCAGCGTGCAAAGGAACTCGCAAACGGCTAA
- a CDS encoding COX15/CtaA family protein gives MATSAAAIPLGRPSTGTASKGLVRFAWAVVGYNVLVILWGALVRATGSGAGCGNHWPLCNGQVIPLAPRIDTVIEFTHRMMVSGATFAILGLLAWTFYATVKGSAARVMAVVSTILLFNEAFLGALLVKLGYVTGNQSVGRVVLLSIHLSNTLILLAALTVTAVVLGTGQMWSSLRNGRNSIIVLFGILATLIVGVSGSLAALGDTLFPSTSLSAAMAQDFATGSPWLLRVRWVHPASAVLAGAFVIWLVAKAWTTRRIPALWVVGLLAFQFGLGLLDMLLLAPVWMQIIHLLGADLYWVAIVMMATGWVWPASPARQAI, from the coding sequence ATGGCGACCTCAGCAGCGGCGATCCCTCTCGGCAGACCATCGACAGGCACAGCCTCGAAGGGCCTCGTGCGCTTCGCGTGGGCCGTCGTCGGCTACAACGTCCTCGTGATTCTCTGGGGAGCGCTCGTCCGTGCCACAGGATCCGGCGCAGGCTGCGGAAACCACTGGCCGCTATGCAACGGGCAGGTCATCCCTCTCGCGCCGCGCATCGACACCGTCATCGAGTTCACCCACCGCATGATGGTCAGCGGAGCCACCTTCGCCATCCTCGGCCTCCTCGCCTGGACCTTCTACGCAACCGTCAAGGGCTCCGCCGCCCGTGTGATGGCAGTCGTCTCGACCATCCTTCTTTTCAACGAGGCCTTTCTCGGCGCGCTCCTGGTCAAGCTCGGCTACGTAACCGGCAACCAGTCCGTTGGACGCGTCGTCCTGCTCTCGATCCACCTGAGCAACACCCTTATCCTCCTGGCCGCCCTCACCGTTACCGCTGTCGTTCTCGGCACGGGCCAGATGTGGAGTTCCCTCCGCAATGGCCGCAACAGCATCATTGTCCTCTTCGGCATCCTCGCCACGCTGATCGTCGGCGTCAGCGGCTCACTCGCGGCCCTCGGCGACACACTCTTCCCCTCCACCTCGCTCAGCGCCGCCATGGCCCAGGACTTCGCCACCGGATCGCCTTGGCTCCTGCGCGTACGATGGGTTCACCCCGCAAGCGCCGTCCTCGCCGGAGCCTTCGTCATCTGGCTCGTCGCCAAAGCATGGACCACCCGTCGCATCCCTGCCCTCTGGGTCGTCGGCCTCCTGGCCTTCCAGTTCGGGCTCGGCCTCCTGGACATGCTTCTCCTCGCCCCCGTCTGGATGCAGATTATCCATCTCCTCGGAGCCGACCTTTACTGGGTCGCAATAGTCATGATGGCGACGGGCTGGGTCTGGCCTGCGTCTCCCGCGCGACAGGCAATCTGA
- a CDS encoding MotA/TolQ/ExbB proton channel family protein yields the protein MPLLFALVLLQDTDATAAPPAAAASSNALLEMVHNSGPVAFAVLILLAFASLFSWTIMISKWRSFGAARRRSSGFLRAFRKSGRLSEISAIADQFKPSPLVSVFSEIHDEYARQNNGRGLPRNPIALERAAATASSEALTAMEQRMTWLATIAAIAPFIGLFGTVWGIIDAFHGLGTAGAATLRAVAPGISEALITTAAGLLVAIPAVVGYNQLTAQLRDFGSRMDDFGRELLNAIENAAMLSNPNEDARPAEPRRRGF from the coding sequence ATGCCCCTACTCTTCGCCCTCGTTCTGTTGCAGGATACCGACGCAACCGCCGCACCGCCTGCCGCCGCCGCATCCTCAAACGCCCTGCTGGAGATGGTGCATAACAGCGGCCCCGTCGCGTTCGCTGTCCTGATCCTTCTGGCCTTCGCGAGCCTCTTCTCCTGGACCATCATGATCTCCAAGTGGCGCAGCTTCGGAGCCGCCCGCAGGCGCAGCTCCGGCTTCCTCCGCGCCTTCCGCAAGTCGGGCCGCCTCTCCGAGATCTCCGCCATCGCCGACCAGTTCAAGCCCAGCCCGCTTGTCTCCGTCTTCTCCGAGATTCACGACGAGTACGCCCGCCAGAACAACGGCCGTGGCCTCCCCCGCAATCCCATCGCCCTCGAACGCGCCGCCGCCACTGCCTCGAGCGAAGCCCTCACCGCGATGGAACAGCGCATGACCTGGCTTGCCACCATCGCCGCCATCGCGCCGTTCATAGGCCTCTTCGGCACCGTCTGGGGCATCATCGACGCCTTTCACGGCCTCGGTACCGCCGGAGCCGCGACCCTGCGCGCCGTCGCCCCTGGCATCTCGGAAGCCCTCATCACCACCGCCGCCGGTCTTCTCGTCGCCATCCCCGCTGTCGTCGGCTACAACCAGCTCACCGCGCAGCTTCGAGACTTCGGCTCACGTATGGACGACTTCGGCCGCGAACTCCTGAACGCCATCGAAAACGCCGCCATGCTCTCGAATCCGAACGAAGACGCACGGCCAGCCGAGCCGCGCCGCAGGGGTTTTTAG
- a CDS encoding ExbD/TolR family protein, whose translation MAFSAKGRTQTALAEINITPLVDVVLVLLLIFMLTAPVLQSGVEVAIPKTRTVNQLTEERLVVTIDKEQNVFLQDKPVNVHELPARLRSGLKADEDPAKKVIYLRADERVPFGAFASVMDAVKQAGITNISIVTQPLKQ comes from the coding sequence ATGGCCTTCTCCGCCAAGGGCCGCACCCAGACCGCGCTCGCCGAGATCAACATCACGCCTCTGGTGGACGTCGTGCTCGTCCTCCTGCTCATCTTCATGCTCACCGCGCCCGTGCTCCAGTCTGGCGTCGAAGTGGCCATTCCGAAGACCCGCACCGTCAACCAGCTCACCGAGGAGCGGCTCGTCGTCACCATCGACAAGGAGCAGAACGTCTTCCTGCAGGACAAGCCCGTCAACGTCCACGAGCTTCCCGCGCGCCTCCGCTCCGGCCTCAAAGCAGACGAGGACCCCGCCAAGAAGGTCATCTATCTCCGCGCCGACGAGCGTGTTCCCTTCGGCGCCTTCGCCTCCGTCATGGACGCGGTCAAGCAGGCCGGCATCACCAACATCAGCATCGTTACCCAGCCCCTGAAGCAGTAA